In candidate division Zixibacteria bacterium HGW-Zixibacteria-1, the following are encoded in one genomic region:
- a CDS encoding 4Fe-4S ferredoxin, with protein sequence MMFRYKVIPSLCIGCRTCELACAFTHTQDKKPGRSRIYPITYAKDKYVPVVCLQCDDAACAKSCLFDALKRNEETGAIDLDKERCVKCMACVAACPFGCSLVDDIHDEIVKCDICEGKPACVQFCPTKALVYEKIG encoded by the coding sequence ATGATGTTCCGTTATAAAGTAATCCCCTCGCTCTGTATCGGCTGCCGCACCTGCGAGCTGGCCTGTGCGTTCACTCATACGCAGGATAAAAAACCGGGCCGCAGCCGGATTTACCCGATCACCTATGCCAAAGATAAATATGTGCCGGTCGTCTGTTTGCAGTGCGATGATGCGGCCTGTGCCAAATCCTGTCTGTTTGATGCTCTCAAGCGTAATGAAGAGACCGGGGCTATCGATCTGGACAAAGAACGGTGTGTCAAATGCATGGCCTGTGTTGCGGCCTGCCCATTCGGATGCAGCCTTGTGGATGATATTCACGACGAAATTGTAAAATGTGACATTTGTGAGGGAAAACCGGCCTGTGTTCAGTTCTGCCCGACCAAGGCATTGGTTTATGAGAAGATAGGCTGA
- a CDS encoding citryl-CoA lyase has translation MADQEWKTAITNIGPGKIKVRGYDITQIMDKLSFAEAVFLILKGELPNKAEAEMMRAILVSSIDHGCSPPSVLGTRTILSGGNSLNAAIAGGVLVIGDSHGGAIENAARIMQEWAAKEGDVKTLADQLVDWSREQKFRMPGFGHRLHNIDPRTLKLFEIAAKQKFSGRHIELCKAIEKSLAEKLGKPLPINVDGAIAAVISDMGFDWRLGKGFFIISRVPGLLAHAYEEMTREKPMRQLGNRNFVYDGPPDREI, from the coding sequence ATGGCTGACCAGGAATGGAAAACAGCAATAACCAATATAGGCCCCGGCAAAATAAAAGTGCGGGGCTATGATATCACACAAATCATGGATAAGCTCAGTTTCGCCGAGGCGGTTTTCCTGATTCTGAAAGGTGAACTGCCGAACAAGGCGGAGGCCGAGATGATGCGGGCGATACTGGTTTCATCGATCGATCACGGCTGTTCGCCGCCGTCGGTGCTGGGAACACGTACCATCCTCTCCGGCGGCAATTCGCTCAATGCCGCTATCGCCGGCGGGGTGCTGGTGATCGGCGACAGCCACGGCGGCGCCATCGAGAATGCCGCGCGCATCATGCAGGAATGGGCGGCCAAAGAGGGTGATGTCAAAACGCTGGCCGATCAACTGGTGGACTGGAGCCGCGAGCAGAAATTCCGCATGCCCGGTTTCGGGCACCGGCTGCACAATATCGACCCGCGGACTTTGAAGTTATTCGAGATTGCCGCCAAACAGAAATTCTCGGGACGGCATATTGAATTGTGCAAAGCGATCGAGAAATCACTGGCCGAAAAACTGGGCAAGCCGCTGCCGATCAATGTTGACGGCGCCATCGCGGCGGTGATCTCCGACATGGGTTTCGACTGGCGGCTGGGCAAAGGTTTCTTCATTATTTCGCGGGTGCCGGGGCTGCTGGCGCACGCCTACGAAGAGATGACGCGTGAGAAACCGATGCGACAGCTGGGCAATCGCAATTTTGTATATGACGGCCCGCCGGACCGGGAGATATAA
- a CDS encoding histidine kinase — protein sequence MNTGGRMRVHDILKSKGSGFEAISPGQGVKEAINKMLDKKIGSLLVMNNEELVGIVTDRDIFWKVNREGDRMLSVKVADIMTTKLVVGLPDDDIETAMAYMTNNRFRHLPIMDGSKVVGIISIGDIVKAQVHNLKVENRYLIDYITGKYPA from the coding sequence ATGAATACAGGAGGCAGGATGAGAGTCCATGACATACTAAAATCAAAAGGCTCCGGTTTTGAGGCGATTTCCCCCGGTCAAGGCGTCAAGGAAGCAATTAATAAGATGTTGGATAAGAAAATCGGTTCGCTGCTGGTTATGAATAATGAAGAGCTGGTCGGCATTGTCACCGACCGTGATATTTTCTGGAAGGTGAATCGTGAAGGCGACAGGATGCTTTCCGTAAAGGTCGCGGATATTATGACAACTAAACTGGTTGTCGGCTTGCCCGATGATGATATCGAAACCGCGATGGCTTATATGACCAACAACCGGTTTCGCCATCTGCCGATTATGGATGGTTCCAAAGTCGTGGGGATAATCTCCATAGGTGATATTGTCAAAGCCCAGGTTCATAATCTCAAAGTCGAAAACCGGTACCTGATTGATTATATCACGGGCAAATATCCCGCCTGA
- a CDS encoding GNAT family N-acetyltransferase, with the protein MSLKKKNENNLIPTIPSLIGKDVYLRPADAADYELTYQWFLAADPQSQTCRHSILTTPANAAERGRHREPTPDRGEFIIVRIEDDQPVGKLSFFNLNMLNRSAELGYTVDPDEQKKGYGGEGLRLLIKYLFLQLNLNKVYAQTGSFNKASIKLLESLDFKLDGTLRQHHYYNGDLYDDLVYSLLRFEFSF; encoded by the coding sequence TTGAGTTTGAAGAAAAAAAACGAAAATAACCTTATTCCAACCATCCCCTCATTGATCGGAAAGGATGTCTATCTGCGACCCGCCGATGCCGCCGATTATGAATTGACATATCAATGGTTTCTGGCCGCCGATCCCCAGTCCCAAACCTGCCGGCATTCGATTCTGACGACTCCGGCCAATGCCGCCGAACGGGGCCGGCACCGGGAGCCGACGCCGGATCGCGGAGAATTCATTATTGTCCGAATCGAGGATGACCAACCTGTTGGAAAGTTAAGCTTTTTCAATTTGAATATGTTGAATCGGTCGGCGGAACTTGGATATACTGTTGACCCCGACGAGCAAAAAAAGGGCTATGGCGGCGAGGGCCTGCGCCTGCTGATCAAATACCTGTTTCTGCAATTGAATCTTAATAAAGTCTATGCCCAAACCGGATCATTCAATAAAGCTTCGATCAAACTGCTGGAATCGCTCGATTTCAAACTCGACGGCACCCTGCGGCAGCATCATTATTACAATGGCGACCTTTATGACGACCTGGTCTATTCCCTGCTAAGATTCGAGTTTTCTTTCTAG
- a CDS encoding non-canonical purine NTP pyrophosphatase, RdgB/HAM1 family, which translates to MQLVLATKNKDKIREIKHLLEELPVTIMTFEDFLDFPDIEETGETLEENAILKARGIAEFTGLAALADDSGLEVDALGGAPGVYSSRYAGPGCTYDDNNRKLLKELEGIPKENRTARFRTVIAIAWDENKVETVEGTVDGFIAGQKTGRDGFGYDPVFFSPPAGKTFAEMTLVEKNKVSHRGKALVKALELLAGHLNRINL; encoded by the coding sequence ATGCAACTTGTTTTAGCTACTAAGAATAAAGATAAAATCAGAGAGATAAAGCATCTCCTCGAAGAGCTTCCGGTGACGATCATGACGTTCGAGGATTTTCTCGATTTCCCCGATATCGAAGAAACCGGGGAGACGCTCGAGGAAAACGCCATTCTCAAAGCCAGGGGCATCGCCGAGTTTACCGGTTTGGCGGCGCTGGCCGATGATTCCGGGCTTGAAGTTGATGCCCTGGGCGGCGCGCCGGGAGTTTATTCATCACGATATGCCGGCCCCGGATGCACCTATGACGACAACAACCGGAAACTGCTGAAAGAACTGGAAGGGATTCCGAAAGAGAACCGAACCGCCCGTTTCAGGACCGTTATTGCGATTGCCTGGGATGAGAATAAAGTCGAAACGGTCGAAGGAACGGTGGACGGTTTTATTGCAGGACAAAAAACCGGCCGGGACGGTTTCGGCTATGATCCGGTCTTTTTCTCCCCGCCGGCCGGAAAGACCTTCGCCGAGATGACGCTTGTGGAAAAAAACAAAGTCTCGCATCGGGGGAAGGCTCTGGTCAAGGCGCTGGAGCTTCTGGCCGGGCATTTGAATCGAATAAACCTGTAA